One Myxococcus xanthus genomic window carries:
- a CDS encoding non-ribosomal peptide synthetase, which yields MSHHSDHPAHALTLVELLRERAQQAPDFGLYTFLVDGETQEDRQTYAALDRRARAIAARLAELPPGTRILLLYVPGVEYIAAFFGCLYAGMVAVPVYPPRHDRSLLRLQAIATDAQATAGLIRSEHLELLRQFYPIAPELAQLRWIVTDEVDDRASDAWTPPPLSGDSLAFLQYTSGSTSLPKGVTLTHRNLLHNLEAIRRCFRQDQTSRAIIWLPPYHDMGLIGGILQPLYTGYPAVLMSPMDFLQQPLRWLQAISRYRGTTSGGPDFAYTLCARKIRPEQREGLDLSSWRVAFNGAEPIRPETLDRFTHAFGPVGFRREMFYPCYGLAEATLIVSGSEVGQAPHVASFDGQALQRGQAIPVEAGHAAAHPLVGSGRNVIDGRLAVVDPETFELRRDGEIGEIWVSGSSVAGGYWGQPEATTRTFQARLRGTGEGPFLRTGDLGFLRDGELFVTGRAKDLIIIRGLNHFPQDIEFTVEKCHPAVRPGSGAAFSVEADGTEQLVVVYEANAQRAESGLDEVISAIRRTVAEQHELMASSVVLIEPGSVPKTSSGKIQRHACRAAFLAGELQVLAHATLDTARTGPLTAAENAPPGIEDSPLWREVAEEVSQVLSLPVAATAGLEELVLDSLSSVELQHRLQLRWGVIVPLPRLLGSRNLAEIAAGVEAARAAGARWQPERPASAEVGDFPLSHGQRALWFMHQLAPDSAAYHIAAALRVLEPLDEGLLRRAVHRLVERHPSLRTTFHAHEGTPFQRVHPEGEAGFRYEDASAWSDDTLRARLREEAALPFELQQGPLLRLRLYRRSETEQVLLVVAHHLIADFWSLGQLARELSALYPAERDGVAAVLPAPAASYADGVRWEQERIEGEHGQRLWEYWRRRLSGSPPVLEHLADHPRPPVQTYRGGRRERVLDAALTARLKELFRREMATPFAPLLAAYAALLYRHNGQRELWVGAPTVGREGAELAETIGYFVNPLVLRLELDGGLSFRALMAQASRTVHEALEHAAMPFSLLVERLAPLRQASRSPLFQTIFSFQQSPPRSEKGLAALAQGTGGARLSLAGVAMESLELELGTAQLDLALSIAELDGRFHVALEYNVDLFEPGTAERLLRRYESLLRSAVDQPDAPLAVLQLDPAEDRARLLAWGRALETPPPACIHTWFEASARHSPETAAILSGEGSLTYGQLDARANALAWRLRELGVGPDTRVVLYLERSIEQLIAVLGILKAGGAYVPLDPEFSNARRADVLVDSEARIAVTRASHAAFFASLGVTVVTVEAQETRHEPPPSAVTPENLAYVIYTSGSTGRPKGVMVSHRALASLVQAERVRFGVVPEDRILQFNSLSFDSSVEEIFLALCTGATLVLRDAAMLDTVEGFLAGCERWAVTLLDLPTAFFHTVVAAMAERGLTLPASLRFVIVAGERVRADRVTQWHRHAPPSIHLINVYGPTEATVSATCHDLSAATTTGLDDVPIGQPLRTMGAYVLDGRLEPVPAGGVGELWLTGEGLARGYFRDPALTAERFMADPHATTPGSRIYRTGDLARMRADGVLEYLGRADDQVKVRGFRVELGEIETALRACEGVRDAIVLLHGENAGKEARLIAYAVAAPEVAPSALRAQLAARLPPYMVPAAIVRLAAFPYGSSGKVDRRALPPPPSSTEGEAPRTKTEAMLAGIWADVLQLDRVGIDQGFFELGGHSLLAMQVLARLRSTFGVELPLRALFEEGTIAALAARIEQAGNTPAPRATPPLVRASRSAPPPLSFAQQRLWLLAQMEPGSAAYNMPGTLHLVGRLDAAALEFSLSELTRRHEILRTRLLERDGEPVQLIEPAVKLPFEVDDLRALPPGQREARAAELVRAEAALPFDLSRAPLMRARLLQLGEEEHRLVVVLHHVVCDAWSLDLLFRDLAEFYGARSAGREAALPALEVQYADFAVWQRGWLNDEVQAGQLAHWRRVLEGAPAELELPLSRRARSSVPGPAGVVRRPLPAPLMASLHALCHAEGATPFMAMLAAFEALLYRHTGQRDLVVGTPVAHRTHRALEGVAGFFVNTLVLRNHLPEHVTFQQLVARVREVALTALAHQDLPFEKLVEAVRPVRTSSRPPFLQLMFLLRDTPGGGPTLPGLKTSFEEVLPEQAKFDLLLEIEQRGDGWVASWQFDTTWLTTEAVSRMAEHFERLLRGALEHPGAPIARLPLLTEPEVAVMTRANSTGRGYPRDATIHQRFEEQATRTPHAVAVELDDQRLTYGELARRSNQLAHHLRRRGVGPDTRVGLYVRRSFERVIGMLGILKAGGAYLPLEPGHPRERLTRMLTDADARLVLTEEALEPTLEGILADRLCLDAGWSSIAGESAGGVPDAAGAENLAYVMYTSGSTGQPKGVCIPHRAVVRLVTAPNYVTLSAEDAFLHLAPFSFDAATLELWGPLLNGGRLVLFPGDGTSLERLEDTLARHRVTTLWLTAGLFHNVVEHHLEALSGVRQLLAGGDVLSPTHVRRVLERPPGLRLINGYGPTENTTFTCCHPMEALDEATAPVPIGAPVTGTRVHLLDAGLEPVPLGAPGELYCAGDGLARGYMGHADLTAERFLPDPFSRKPGSRMYRTGDLACWRADGSIEFLGRVDNQVKVRGFRIEPGEVEATLLRHPAVRDAAVVAAGERADTKRLVAHVVLRDASAITSGDLRDYLEPQLPEHMIPSAVVFHHALPLSPNGKVDRRVLAQAPLDSPEAGGPLSAPRTAAELTLVSLWRELLGRTHVGIHENFFELGGHSLLATRLLSRVRETTGIELPLKSLFEGGTVATLAERIEAASRSRQAAARPLSPVDRGAPLPLSYSQQRLWFLAQLEPHASTYNIPGALRLTGALDVAVLERCVETLLERHEVLRTAFESQEGRPVQRIVPSLTLKMPVEDLRALPAGEREARAREIEKTEAERPFELAEPPLLRVRLLRLDEQEHALLVTLHHIVSDGWSLGVLFREMTALYEAFSAGKQNPLPPLPIQYADFAYWQRHWLQGELLDRQLQYWRQRLAGAPARLALPSALPRPEVPSHRGKLVVGRLSPQDTEALQKLGRQEGTTLFMTALAAFYTLLHRLTGSEDVVVGVPLANRAHPLTEDLIGFFVNTLALRCQVQGALSFQELLQRVRTLTLEAYEHQDVPFERVVDELGIERSLSYNPLFQILFVLQNTPLPPLRLGNLSLSQVTPNFDAVKFDLVVILTEHDGGLEASWSYDADIFDEATIARMHRQYELLLRQLASGADRSLARLELQTETERKQEGVLKDTRRASDFDRLRRIKPKPVTPQRTGEEG from the coding sequence ATGAGCCATCACAGCGATCATCCTGCCCACGCGCTCACGCTGGTGGAGCTTCTGCGCGAGCGAGCTCAACAAGCGCCGGACTTCGGCCTCTACACCTTCCTGGTTGATGGCGAGACGCAGGAAGACCGGCAGACATACGCCGCGCTGGATCGTCGCGCCCGGGCCATCGCGGCCCGGTTGGCGGAGCTGCCGCCGGGCACCCGCATCCTGCTCCTCTATGTGCCAGGGGTGGAGTACATCGCCGCGTTCTTCGGCTGTCTCTACGCTGGGATGGTGGCGGTCCCCGTGTACCCGCCACGGCACGACCGCTCGCTCCTACGGCTCCAGGCGATCGCCACCGACGCCCAGGCCACCGCCGGCCTCATCCGGAGCGAACACCTGGAGCTGCTCCGCCAGTTCTATCCAATCGCCCCCGAGCTGGCTCAACTGCGCTGGATCGTCACGGATGAAGTCGACGATCGCGCCTCGGATGCGTGGACTCCGCCGCCGCTCTCCGGCGACTCACTCGCCTTCCTCCAGTACACCTCCGGCTCGACCAGCCTGCCCAAGGGAGTAACGCTCACCCACCGCAATCTCTTGCACAACCTGGAGGCGATCCGGCGGTGCTTCCGGCAGGACCAGACAAGCCGGGCCATCATCTGGCTGCCGCCCTACCATGACATGGGGCTCATCGGCGGAATCCTCCAGCCGCTCTACACGGGCTACCCGGCCGTGCTCATGTCACCGATGGACTTCCTCCAGCAGCCCCTGCGCTGGCTGCAAGCCATCTCCCGGTACCGCGGCACCACCAGCGGAGGACCCGACTTCGCGTATACGCTGTGCGCACGAAAGATCCGTCCGGAGCAGCGCGAGGGTCTGGATTTGAGCAGTTGGCGCGTGGCCTTCAACGGTGCCGAGCCCATCCGTCCCGAGACCCTCGATCGCTTCACCCATGCGTTCGGCCCGGTCGGGTTCCGCCGCGAGATGTTCTATCCCTGCTACGGGCTCGCTGAGGCGACACTGATCGTCTCGGGCTCCGAGGTGGGGCAAGCCCCCCACGTCGCGTCCTTCGACGGACAGGCGCTCCAGCGGGGCCAGGCCATCCCGGTGGAGGCCGGGCACGCCGCGGCACACCCGTTGGTGGGCTCCGGGCGGAATGTGATCGACGGCAGGTTGGCTGTCGTGGATCCGGAGACCTTCGAGCTCCGGCGCGATGGGGAGATTGGCGAAATCTGGGTCTCGGGTTCGAGCGTGGCCGGTGGCTATTGGGGCCAACCCGAGGCCACCACGCGGACCTTCCAGGCCCGGCTGCGCGGCACGGGCGAGGGCCCGTTTCTCCGCACGGGTGACCTTGGGTTCCTCCGCGACGGTGAGCTCTTCGTCACCGGGCGCGCAAAGGACCTCATCATCATCCGCGGGCTCAACCACTTCCCCCAAGACATCGAGTTCACGGTCGAGAAATGCCACCCGGCGGTGCGCCCCGGCTCTGGCGCGGCATTCTCCGTGGAAGCGGATGGCACCGAGCAGCTCGTGGTCGTTTACGAGGCCAACGCGCAGCGCGCGGAAAGCGGCCTCGACGAAGTCATCAGCGCGATTCGCAGAACGGTGGCCGAGCAGCACGAGCTGATGGCCTCCTCGGTGGTCCTGATCGAACCCGGCTCGGTACCCAAGACGTCGAGCGGGAAGATTCAACGACATGCGTGCCGCGCGGCGTTCCTCGCGGGCGAGTTGCAGGTCCTGGCACACGCCACACTGGACACGGCAAGGACAGGGCCCCTCACCGCGGCAGAGAACGCGCCGCCCGGCATCGAGGACTCGCCGCTGTGGCGCGAAGTCGCGGAGGAGGTCTCCCAGGTTCTGTCGTTGCCAGTTGCCGCCACGGCGGGCCTGGAGGAACTGGTCCTGGACTCGCTGTCGAGCGTGGAGCTCCAGCACCGGCTCCAGCTCCGATGGGGCGTCATCGTGCCGTTGCCGCGCCTGCTGGGCAGCCGCAACCTGGCGGAGATCGCCGCTGGGGTCGAAGCGGCGCGCGCAGCCGGTGCGCGCTGGCAGCCCGAGCGCCCGGCCAGCGCGGAGGTAGGTGACTTCCCTCTGTCACACGGCCAGCGCGCGCTGTGGTTCATGCACCAGCTCGCGCCCGACAGCGCCGCCTACCACATCGCCGCGGCGCTCCGCGTCTTGGAGCCGCTCGACGAGGGACTGCTCCGGCGCGCGGTGCACCGGCTCGTCGAGCGCCACCCCAGCCTGCGCACCACGTTCCATGCGCATGAAGGGACGCCCTTCCAGCGGGTCCACCCGGAAGGAGAAGCCGGCTTCCGCTACGAGGACGCCTCCGCCTGGAGTGACGACACGCTGCGCGCCCGGCTCCGCGAAGAGGCCGCGCTCCCGTTCGAGCTCCAGCAGGGTCCCCTGCTTCGGCTCCGGCTGTACCGACGAAGCGAGACCGAGCAGGTGCTGCTGGTGGTGGCGCATCATCTGATCGCGGACTTCTGGTCGCTCGGACAGCTTGCCCGGGAACTCTCCGCGCTCTACCCCGCGGAGCGGGACGGTGTCGCGGCGGTCCTCCCCGCCCCTGCGGCCTCCTACGCGGACGGCGTGCGCTGGGAGCAGGAACGGATTGAGGGTGAGCACGGACAGCGCCTCTGGGAGTACTGGCGGCGCCGGCTGTCGGGCTCCCCTCCGGTCCTCGAGCACCTGGCGGATCACCCCCGCCCGCCGGTGCAGACGTACCGCGGCGGCAGGAGGGAGCGCGTGCTGGACGCGGCGCTCACGGCGCGGTTGAAGGAGCTCTTTCGCCGCGAGATGGCAACTCCCTTTGCGCCCTTGCTCGCGGCGTATGCCGCGCTGTTGTACCGGCACAATGGCCAGCGGGAGCTCTGGGTGGGAGCGCCGACCGTGGGCCGCGAGGGCGCCGAGCTGGCGGAGACGATCGGGTACTTCGTCAACCCGTTGGTGCTGCGGCTGGAACTGGATGGTGGGCTCTCGTTCCGCGCGTTGATGGCGCAAGCGAGCCGGACCGTCCATGAGGCGCTCGAGCACGCGGCCATGCCGTTCAGCCTCCTCGTCGAGCGTCTGGCCCCCCTGCGCCAGGCGAGCCGCTCCCCGCTGTTCCAGACGATTTTCTCCTTCCAGCAATCTCCGCCGCGGAGCGAGAAAGGACTGGCGGCCCTGGCCCAGGGCACGGGCGGCGCGAGGCTCTCGCTCGCGGGCGTGGCCATGGAGTCCCTGGAGTTGGAGCTCGGAACGGCCCAGCTCGACCTCGCCCTCTCCATCGCTGAACTCGACGGGCGCTTCCACGTGGCGCTCGAATACAACGTGGACCTCTTCGAGCCCGGGACGGCCGAGCGGCTGTTGCGGAGATACGAGTCGCTGCTGCGCAGCGCCGTGGACCAGCCCGATGCGCCGCTGGCCGTGCTGCAACTCGACCCCGCAGAAGACCGGGCGCGGTTGCTCGCCTGGGGGCGGGCCCTGGAGACGCCGCCGCCCGCCTGCATCCACACCTGGTTCGAGGCGAGCGCGCGGCACTCGCCGGAGACGGCCGCCATCCTGTCCGGAGAGGGCTCGCTGACGTATGGGCAGTTGGACGCCCGGGCCAACGCGCTGGCCTGGCGGTTGCGCGAGCTGGGCGTAGGACCCGACACCCGCGTAGTGCTCTACCTCGAACGCTCGATCGAGCAGCTCATCGCGGTGCTCGGGATTCTCAAGGCGGGAGGGGCCTACGTACCGCTGGACCCCGAGTTCAGCAACGCGCGGCGCGCGGACGTCCTTGTGGATTCGGAGGCGCGGATCGCCGTCACCCGTGCATCCCACGCGGCCTTCTTCGCCAGCCTGGGTGTCACCGTGGTGACGGTGGAGGCCCAGGAGACACGCCATGAGCCGCCCCCCTCCGCCGTGACGCCGGAGAACCTCGCCTACGTCATCTATACGTCCGGCTCCACCGGGCGGCCCAAGGGCGTCATGGTGTCCCATCGCGCCCTCGCGAGCCTCGTCCAAGCGGAGCGGGTGCGCTTTGGCGTCGTCCCCGAGGATCGCATCCTCCAGTTCAACTCCCTCAGTTTCGACTCCAGCGTGGAGGAGATCTTCCTCGCGCTCTGCACTGGCGCCACGCTCGTCCTCCGTGACGCGGCGATGCTCGATACCGTGGAGGGCTTCCTCGCCGGGTGTGAACGGTGGGCGGTGACGCTGCTGGACCTGCCGACCGCCTTCTTCCACACGGTGGTCGCCGCGATGGCCGAGAGGGGACTCACGCTTCCCGCGTCGCTTCGTTTCGTGATCGTCGCAGGGGAACGTGTGCGCGCCGACCGGGTGACGCAGTGGCACCGCCACGCGCCACCATCCATTCACCTGATCAACGTCTACGGGCCGACCGAAGCAACGGTGTCCGCCACCTGCCACGACCTGTCGGCTGCGACGACAACGGGGCTGGACGACGTCCCCATCGGACAACCGCTGCGGACGATGGGAGCCTACGTCCTCGATGGGCGGCTTGAACCCGTACCGGCGGGCGGCGTGGGGGAGCTGTGGTTGACGGGTGAGGGACTGGCCCGAGGCTACTTCCGCGATCCCGCGCTGACCGCCGAGCGATTCATGGCGGACCCGCACGCCACCACGCCGGGCAGCCGCATCTACCGCACCGGCGATCTGGCCCGCATGCGTGCGGACGGCGTGCTGGAGTACCTGGGACGCGCCGACGACCAGGTGAAGGTCCGGGGCTTCCGCGTGGAGCTGGGTGAAATTGAAACCGCGCTCCGCGCCTGTGAGGGCGTCCGCGACGCCATCGTCCTGCTCCATGGGGAGAACGCGGGGAAGGAGGCGCGGCTCATCGCGTACGCGGTTGCCGCACCGGAAGTGGCGCCGTCGGCCCTGCGCGCTCAGCTCGCCGCGCGGCTGCCCCCCTACATGGTTCCGGCCGCGATCGTCCGGCTCGCCGCGTTCCCGTATGGCTCCTCCGGAAAGGTGGACCGGCGCGCCCTGCCTCCCCCGCCCTCCTCGACCGAGGGAGAGGCGCCGCGAACGAAGACCGAGGCGATGCTCGCCGGAATCTGGGCGGATGTCCTGCAGCTCGACCGCGTGGGCATCGACCAGGGCTTCTTCGAGTTGGGAGGCCACTCATTGCTGGCCATGCAGGTCCTCGCCCGGCTCCGGAGCACGTTCGGGGTGGAACTGCCACTCAGGGCCTTGTTCGAGGAGGGCACCATCGCGGCGCTGGCGGCGCGTATCGAGCAGGCCGGAAACACCCCCGCCCCCCGCGCCACTCCGCCGCTCGTCCGCGCCAGCCGCAGCGCACCACCGCCACTGTCCTTCGCGCAGCAACGGCTGTGGCTGCTGGCCCAGATGGAGCCCGGCAGCGCCGCCTACAACATGCCCGGGACGCTCCACCTCGTTGGAAGGCTCGACGCCGCCGCGCTCGAGTTCTCCCTGAGCGAGCTGACGCGGCGGCACGAAATCCTGCGGACCCGCTTGCTCGAGCGGGATGGTGAACCGGTCCAACTCATCGAGCCCGCCGTGAAACTGCCTTTCGAGGTGGATGACCTGCGCGCGCTGCCGCCCGGGCAACGGGAGGCTCGCGCGGCGGAGCTGGTCCGCGCAGAGGCCGCCCTCCCCTTCGATCTCTCACGAGCGCCGCTGATGCGCGCGCGGCTGCTCCAACTGGGCGAAGAGGAGCACCGCCTGGTGGTGGTACTCCACCACGTGGTGTGCGACGCGTGGTCGCTAGACCTCCTCTTCCGGGATCTGGCGGAGTTCTATGGCGCCCGGAGCGCCGGACGTGAGGCGGCACTGCCAGCGCTGGAGGTGCAGTACGCCGACTTCGCGGTGTGGCAGCGCGGGTGGCTCAATGACGAAGTGCAAGCGGGGCAGCTCGCGCATTGGCGGAGGGTACTGGAGGGCGCGCCGGCGGAGCTTGAGCTGCCCCTGTCCCGCCGGGCGCGCTCCAGCGTCCCCGGTCCGGCCGGCGTCGTCCGGCGCCCCCTGCCCGCGCCGCTGATGGCCTCGTTGCACGCGCTCTGCCACGCAGAGGGCGCTACGCCCTTCATGGCGATGCTCGCCGCATTCGAGGCGCTGCTGTACCGACACACCGGCCAACGAGATCTCGTGGTCGGCACGCCGGTGGCGCACCGGACCCATCGGGCACTTGAAGGGGTGGCCGGGTTCTTCGTGAACACGCTGGTCCTCAGAAACCACCTTCCCGAGCACGTCACTTTCCAGCAGCTCGTGGCACGGGTACGCGAGGTGGCCCTCACCGCCCTCGCGCACCAGGATCTGCCATTCGAAAAGCTGGTGGAGGCGGTCCGGCCAGTCCGCACGTCCAGTCGGCCGCCCTTCCTGCAGCTCATGTTCCTCCTGCGAGACACGCCCGGCGGGGGCCCCACGTTGCCGGGCCTGAAGACCTCCTTCGAGGAGGTGCTGCCCGAGCAGGCGAAGTTCGATCTCCTGCTTGAGATTGAGCAAAGGGGCGATGGCTGGGTGGCGAGCTGGCAGTTCGACACCACCTGGCTCACCACCGAGGCGGTGTCCCGCATGGCCGAGCACTTCGAGCGGCTGCTCCGGGGAGCGCTGGAGCACCCCGGCGCGCCGATTGCGCGGCTCCCGCTGCTCACCGAGCCGGAGGTGGCGGTGATGACCCGGGCCAACAGCACCGGACGTGGGTACCCGCGCGACGCGACCATCCACCAGCGCTTCGAGGAGCAGGCCACCCGGACCCCACACGCCGTCGCCGTCGAGTTGGACGACCAGCGATTGACGTACGGGGAACTCGCTCGACGCAGCAACCAGCTTGCGCATCACCTCCGGCGCCGCGGCGTTGGACCCGACACCCGGGTGGGACTGTATGTGCGCCGCTCATTCGAGAGGGTGATCGGCATGCTGGGCATCCTGAAGGCAGGGGGGGCATACCTGCCTCTTGAGCCGGGCCACCCACGGGAGCGCCTCACGCGGATGCTGACGGACGCGGACGCGAGGCTGGTCCTCACCGAGGAGGCCTTGGAGCCGACGCTCGAGGGCATCCTCGCGGACCGGCTCTGCCTCGACGCCGGATGGTCGTCCATCGCCGGTGAGTCCGCGGGAGGCGTGCCGGACGCGGCGGGAGCCGAGAACCTCGCCTACGTCATGTACACGTCGGGCTCCACCGGCCAGCCGAAGGGCGTCTGCATCCCCCACCGGGCCGTGGTCCGCCTCGTCACCGCCCCCAACTACGTGACGCTGTCCGCGGAGGATGCCTTCCTCCACCTCGCGCCATTCTCGTTCGATGCCGCGACGCTGGAGCTCTGGGGGCCGCTGTTGAACGGTGGCCGCCTGGTCCTGTTCCCCGGCGACGGGACATCACTCGAGCGCCTCGAGGACACGCTGGCCAGGCACCGGGTCACCACGCTGTGGCTGACCGCCGGGCTCTTTCACAACGTGGTGGAGCACCACCTGGAAGCACTCTCGGGGGTGCGGCAGCTCCTCGCGGGCGGAGACGTGCTCTCCCCCACCCACGTGCGCCGCGTGCTCGAGCGTCCCCCCGGGCTCCGGCTCATCAACGGCTATGGCCCCACGGAGAACACCACGTTCACCTGCTGCCACCCCATGGAGGCGCTGGACGAGGCCACGGCACCGGTCCCCATCGGCGCGCCTGTCACGGGCACTCGGGTCCATCTCCTCGACGCAGGACTCGAGCCCGTACCGCTCGGAGCGCCAGGCGAGCTGTACTGCGCGGGCGACGGGCTCGCGCGTGGGTACATGGGGCATGCCGACTTGACCGCGGAGCGGTTCCTGCCGGACCCGTTCAGCCGCAAGCCGGGCAGCCGGATGTACCGGACGGGAGACCTCGCCTGCTGGAGGGCTGATGGGTCCATCGAGTTCCTGGGCCGGGTCGACAACCAGGTGAAGGTCCGCGGCTTCCGGATTGAGCCCGGTGAGGTGGAGGCCACCTTGCTCAGGCATCCGGCGGTGCGCGACGCCGCCGTGGTGGCGGCCGGTGAGCGCGCGGACACCAAGCGGTTGGTGGCGCATGTCGTCCTCCGGGACGCCTCCGCCATCACCTCCGGCGACCTGCGGGACTACCTGGAGCCTCAGCTCCCCGAGCACATGATTCCATCCGCCGTGGTGTTCCACCACGCACTGCCCCTGTCCCCGAACGGCAAGGTCGATCGGCGGGTGCTTGCCCAGGCGCCTCTGGACAGCCCAGAGGCTGGAGGCCCCCTGAGCGCACCTCGCACCGCGGCCGAGCTGACCCTCGTGTCGCTCTGGCGCGAGTTGCTCGGAAGGACCCACGTCGGGATTCACGAGAACTTCTTCGAGTTGGGTGGGCACTCGCTGCTGGCGACACGGCTCCTGTCGAGGGTGCGTGAAACCACCGGCATCGAGCTGCCGTTGAAGTCGTTGTTCGAGGGCGGCACCGTGGCCACGCTGGCGGAGCGAATCGAGGCGGCAAGCCGCTCCCGGCAGGCCGCCGCGCGGCCGCTCTCCCCAGTGGACAGGGGCGCCCCCCTGCCACTGTCCTACTCGCAGCAACGGCTCTGGTTCCTCGCCCAGCTCGAGCCGCACGCCTCGACGTACAACATCCCGGGAGCGCTGCGGCTCACCGGCGCGCTCGACGTGGCGGTGCTCGAGCGATGCGTGGAGACGCTGCTGGAGCGCCACGAGGTGCTCCGCACCGCGTTCGAGTCCCAGGAGGGGCGCCCGGTCCAGCGCATCGTGCCGTCGCTGACGCTGAAGATGCCGGTCGAGGACCTCCGCGCGTTGCCCGCGGGCGAGCGCGAGGCGCGTGCCCGGGAGATCGAGAAGACGGAGGCGGAGCGGCCGTTCGAACTCGCCGAGCCCCCGCTGCTGCGCGTCCGCCTGCTGCGGCTGGACGAACAGGAGCACGCCTTGCTGGTGACGCTCCACCACATCGTCTCGGACGGCTGGTCACTGGGAGTGCTCTTCCGCGAGATGACAGCGCTCTACGAGGCGTTCAGCGCAGGCAAGCAGAACCCGCTGCCGCCCCTGCCAATCCAATATGCCGACTTCGCGTACTGGCAACGGCACTGGCTCCAGGGCGAGCTCCTCGACCGCCAGCTCCAGTACTGGCGCCAGCGGCTGGCAGGAGCCCCCGCGCGGCTCGCGTTACCCTCCGCGCTCCCACGGCCCGAAGTTCCGAGCCACCGCGGCAAGCTCGTTGTTGGACGGCTCAGCCCCCAGGACACCGAAGCGCTCCAGAAGCTCGGAAGACAGGAGGGGACGACGCTCTTCATGACCGCGCTGGCGGCCTTCTACACGCTGCTTCACCGGCTGACGGGCAGCGAGGACGTCGTGGTGGGGGTTCCCCTGGCCAACCGGGCCCACCCGCTCACCGAGGATTTGATCGGGTTCTTCGTCAACACCCTCGCGCTCCGGTGCCAGGTTCAAGGCGCCCTCTCCTTCCAGGAACTCCTTCAGCGCGTCAGGACGCTGACGCTCGAGGCCTACGAGCACCAGGACGTGCCCTTCGAGCGCGTCGTGGACGAGCTCGGGATTGAGCGTTCACTGAGCTACAACCCGCTCTTCCAGATTCTCTTCGTGTTGCAGAACACGCCGCTGCCACCGCTCCGGCTCGGGAACCTGAGCTTGAGCCAGGTGACTCCCAACTTCGACGCGGTGAAGTTCGACCTCGTCGTCATCCTCACGGAGCACGACGGCGGGCTCGAGGCATCGTGGAGCTACGACGCCGACATCTTCGACGAGGCGACCATTGCGCGGATGCACCGGCAATACGAGCTGCTCTTACGGCAGCTTGCCAGCGGGGCGGACAGGAGCCTGGCCCGTCTGGAGCTCCAGACGGAGACCGAGCGTAAGCAAGAGGGCGTCCTCAAAGACACACGCCGCGCCTCGGACTTCGATCGGCTGCGCCGTATCAAACCCAAACCCGTCACCCCGCAGCGCACCGGAGAAGAGGGATAG